From Verrucomicrobia bacterium S94, the proteins below share one genomic window:
- a CDS encoding response regulator, with the protein MNFNDRENAVELKHLNVLILDDEPLVRLMIRSKLEKAGAQVNEAGCCADALALIRNTAFDAALFDYRLPDGNGLDVVRRLRKEAFSFPVAMLSGEAADLEAENMDGLGICAVFSKPPDVALIAETLTREAAGCALVEETARVGRYAYFKAEPGNPEVPPAWDENEWLAIDFSAWADDGLPDSMIDGLCRPRRGVAVVGAKPILRKCFERLEADIEFAADIDELAALSRRPTSPLERAVLLDVCSRSGNGI; encoded by the coding sequence ATGAATTTTAACGACAGGGAAAACGCCGTGGAACTGAAGCATCTCAACGTGTTGATTCTGGATGATGAGCCCCTGGTACGGCTGATGATCCGTTCAAAGCTGGAAAAGGCCGGGGCGCAGGTAAACGAAGCCGGCTGTTGTGCTGACGCGCTTGCGTTGATCCGGAATACCGCATTTGATGCGGCGTTGTTTGATTACCGCCTGCCGGATGGTAACGGGCTTGATGTGGTTCGTCGGCTCCGTAAGGAAGCGTTCAGTTTTCCTGTTGCGATGCTCAGTGGAGAAGCGGCGGATCTTGAGGCGGAGAATATGGATGGCCTCGGTATCTGCGCCGTGTTTTCAAAGCCGCCGGATGTGGCACTGATTGCGGAAACCCTGACGCGTGAAGCGGCGGGGTGTGCGTTAGTTGAAGAGACGGCAAGAGTGGGGCGTTATGCGTATTTTAAAGCTGAACCGGGCAATCCGGAGGTTCCGCCGGCCTGGGATGAAAATGAGTGGCTGGCCATTGATTTTTCGGCCTGGGCTGACGATGGTCTGCCCGATTCGATGATCGATGGTCTGTGCAGGCCGCGACGCGGAGTGGCGGTCGTGGGAGCGAAGCCGATTCTGCGTAAATGTTTTGAACGACTGGAAGCGGATATTGAATTTGCAGCTGATATTGATGAATTGGCTGCTTTATCACGGCGTCCGACTTCCCCGCTGGAACGGGCGGTTCTTTTGGATGTGTGCAGTCGGAGCGGAAACGGAATCTGA
- a CDS encoding LysM peptidoglycan-binding domain-containing protein, which translates to MNTGFSAIFRGEESNRFRKGSVNADLCRNPVCIVYAVLLLSGSNLCAAPVEVSIGAPSRLQTLERKASEYERYKEQYQEIQEMFDNMLALLPADDEGAVPTPEAGYGMLSDLLEKANQAESLSRELKNLQKKSRFIQRQCDALKEENEGMKAVLVQQEEKIRSLKAETEKWKAESEGLRETIERLLLGEFEYYEVKEGETLQSIAANPLVYGDPSRAAWLRQANWRRVENPDVLSPGEVLIVPRFPRNGSYEF; encoded by the coding sequence ATGAATACGGGATTTTCAGCTATATTCCGAGGTGAGGAATCGAACCGGTTCCGGAAGGGATCCGTGAATGCCGATCTCTGTAGAAATCCGGTATGTATCGTATATGCGGTTCTGCTGCTCTCGGGAAGTAATCTCTGTGCTGCTCCGGTGGAGGTTTCAATCGGTGCTCCCTCCCGGCTGCAGACGCTGGAACGTAAAGCCAGTGAATATGAGCGGTATAAGGAGCAGTATCAGGAAATTCAGGAGATGTTCGACAATATGCTGGCTCTTCTTCCTGCGGATGATGAGGGCGCTGTGCCCACTCCGGAGGCAGGATACGGTATGTTGTCAGATCTGCTTGAGAAAGCGAATCAGGCCGAGTCATTGAGTCGGGAACTTAAGAACCTTCAGAAAAAAAGCAGATTCATTCAACGGCAGTGCGATGCATTGAAGGAGGAGAATGAAGGAATGAAGGCGGTGCTTGTGCAGCAGGAGGAAAAGATCCGGTCCCTGAAGGCTGAAACTGAAAAGTGGAAGGCTGAATCGGAAGGGTTGCGGGAAACGATCGAGCGGCTTCTTCTTGGTGAATTTGAATATTATGAAGTGAAGGAAGGGGAGACTCTTCAAAGTATTGCGGCCAACCCTCTGGTATATGGGGATCCTTCTCGCGCTGCATGGCTGCGGCAGGCGAACTGGCGGCGGGTGGAAAATCCCGATGTGCTGTCGCCGGGGGAAGTTCTGATTGTACCGCGATTCCCCCGCAACGGATCTTATGAATTTTAA
- a CDS encoding flagellin has protein sequence MQISNNTTAFNVWKNYSSTIDDLQDSMARLSSGNRIENAGDDASGLALSERLRTQSRNASAAAGNVENKLNYLQTADSWMQKIHDMLGRMSELAVMANDGTKSDTDRSVLQQEFVQMQDEISRITTGADAAGKFNGVALFQGGAGIVQQVGADGGQVFSSAAVDLTTANADDLGNGTTWGQLIDSSGSVQIATRADAEAAVTDLQLGIDFLSEKRADTGAEMNRMEQTLAGLRNYEENIMATESRIRDVDVAKETSEMTKYQVLQQVGTAMLAQANQLPGNVMQLFG, from the coding sequence ATGCAGATATCGAATAATACAACGGCATTCAACGTCTGGAAAAATTACAGCAGCACCATTGATGATCTTCAGGATTCGATGGCCCGGTTATCGTCCGGAAACCGTATTGAGAATGCGGGTGATGATGCCTCGGGTCTTGCGTTGAGTGAGCGGCTGCGTACACAGTCGCGCAACGCTTCCGCGGCTGCGGGTAACGTGGAAAACAAGCTGAACTATCTGCAGACGGCTGATTCCTGGATGCAGAAAATACACGATATGCTCGGTCGTATGAGTGAGCTGGCTGTTATGGCGAATGATGGAACGAAGTCGGATACCGACCGCTCGGTACTGCAGCAGGAGTTTGTACAGATGCAGGATGAAATTTCCCGCATCACCACCGGGGCGGATGCCGCGGGAAAATTCAATGGTGTTGCTCTGTTTCAGGGAGGCGCCGGCATTGTGCAGCAGGTTGGGGCCGATGGCGGTCAGGTTTTTTCTTCCGCCGCTGTGGATCTGACGACTGCCAATGCAGACGATCTGGGTAATGGAACAACCTGGGGGCAGTTAATTGACAGCTCGGGTTCCGTTCAGATTGCAACCCGGGCGGATGCTGAAGCGGCGGTGACCGACCTGCAGCTGGGAATCGATTTTCTGAGTGAAAAACGGGCGGATACCGGTGCGGAGATGAATCGCATGGAACAGACGCTGGCGGGGCTCCGAAACTATGAAGAAAATATCATGGCCACTGAAAGCCGGATTCGCGATGTGGACGTGGCCAAGGAAACGTCTGAGATGACGAAATATCAGGTTCTGCAACAGGTGGGTACGGCCATGCTGGCTCAGGCCAATCAGCTTCCGGGCAATGTGATGCAGCTGTTTGGATAA
- the csrA gene encoding carbon storage regulator — MLILTRKSDESVMLSDDIEVKVLSVRGDQVSLGFSAPAEMNIYRKEIYEAILAANKEAAGQSDQPLDALCGLFGK; from the coding sequence ATGTTGATCCTGACAAGAAAGTCGGATGAAAGCGTTATGCTGAGCGATGATATAGAGGTCAAAGTGCTCAGTGTGCGCGGTGACCAGGTCAGTCTGGGGTTTTCTGCTCCGGCTGAAATGAACATTTACCGAAAAGAAATTTATGAAGCCATTCTGGCAGCTAATAAGGAAGCCGCCGGGCAGTCGGATCAACCGCTGGATGCGCTGTGCGGTCTGTTCGGCAAATAA